The Punica granatum isolate Tunisia-2019 chromosome 4, ASM765513v2, whole genome shotgun sequence genome has a window encoding:
- the LOC116204120 gene encoding vacuolar protein sorting-associated protein 32 homolog 1-like, producing the protein MKRSALEASLPMILLETTAKASANQRAYDLASEFPPIILNPNYILPNPRSGSPYHVSLANPVTGMATIEAAIQCLKRKILYEQQIEQLGNFQLCIHDQMIMLEGAKAKTETVNALRTGAATMKAMQKLLNIDDVDTTMDEINEQTENMKQIQEALSAPLGAAADFDEDELEAELEEHKGAELEEQLLRPVTMAPADPVHVPAGPRPVRPARKQTAEEDELAALQAEMAL; encoded by the exons ATGAAAAGGTCGGCCCTTGAAGCTTCCTTGCCAATGATTCTGCTTGAGACTACAGCAAAGGCTTCGGCCAATCAACGGGCGTATGATTTAGCTTCTGAATTCCCGCCGATCATATTGAACCCGAACTACATTCTTCCCAACCCTAGAAGTGGAAGTCCTTACCATGTGTCACTCGCCAATCCTGTCACGGGGATGGCGACTATTGAAG CTGCTATACAATGTCTGAAGAGGAAGATATTATATGAACAACAAATCGAGCAACTTGGAAATTTCCAGCTATGCATTCATGATCAG ATGATAATGCTGGAAGGAGCAAAAGCTAAAACCGAGACAGTCAATGCTTTAAGAACTGGAGCGGCGACAATGAAGGCAATGCAGAAAT TGTT GAATATTGATGATGTTGACACGACGATGGATGAGATCAATGAGCAGACCGAGAATATGAAACAGATCCAGGAAGCATTATCAGCTCCTCTTGGTGCTGCAGCAGATTTTGATGAG GATGAATTGGAGGCAGAACTTGAAGAACATAAAGGTGCTGAGTTGGAAGAGCAGCTTCTTCGACCTGTAACCATGGCCCCTGCAGATCCAGTGCACGTTCCCGCTGGCCCACGGCCTGTTCGTCCTGCTCGGAAGCAAACAGCTGAGGAAGATGAGCTCGCTGCTTTACAGGCAGAGATGGCACTTTAA
- the LOC116202641 gene encoding vacuolar protein sorting-associated protein 32 homolog 2-like: MFSRIFGKPKQETNALTTLDKLNETLEMLEKKEKVLIKKAAQEVEKAREFTRAKNKRAAIQCLKRKRLYEQQIEQLGNFQLRIHDQMIMLEGAKATTETVDALRTGASAMKAMQKATNIDDVDKTMDEINEQTENMKQIQEALSAPLGAAADFDEDELEAELEELEGAELEEQLLQPATTAPAAPVHVPTGPRPVRPAQKQTAEEDELAALQAEMAL, translated from the exons ATGTTTAGCCGGATTTTTGGGAAACCTAAGCAGGAGACCAATGCTCTCACCACCTTAGACAAGTTGAACGAG ACGCTTGAAATGCTGGAGAAAAAGGAGAAGGTACTCATAAAGAAGGCTGCGCAAGAGGTTGAGAAGGCCCGGGAGTTCACTAGAGCAAAGAACAAGAGGG CTGCTATACAATGTCTGAAGAGGAAGAGATTATATGAACAGCAAATCGAACAACTTGGAAATTTCCAGCTACGCATTCATGATCAG ATGATAATGTTGGAAGGAGCAAAAGCTACAACAGAGACGGTCGATGCTTTAAGAACTGGAGCATCGGCAATGAAGGCAATGCAGAAAGCAAC GAATATTGATGATGTCGACAAGACGATGGATGAGATCAATGAGCAGACCGAGAATATGAAACAGATCCAGGAAGCATTATCAGCTCCTCTTGGTGCTGCAGCTGATTTTGATGAG GATGAATTGGAGGCAGAACTTGAAGAACTTGAAGGTGCTGAGTTGGAAGAGCAGCTTCTTCAACCTGCAACCACAGCCCCTGCAGCTCCAGTGCACGTTCCCACTGGCCCACGGCCTGTTCGTCCTGCTCAGAAGCAAACAGCTGAGGAAGATGAGCTCGCTGCTTTACAGGCAGAGATGGCACTTTAA
- the LOC116202639 gene encoding vestitone reductase-like, with the protein MARTVCVTGATGFVASWLIMRLLERGYSVRATIRPSTDGRKRDLSFLESLPGAPEKLQIFTADLNDPESFSEAIEGCTGVFHVATPVDFEDREPEQVVTQRAIDGTLGILKASLKSKTVKRVIYTSSASALCVNTTGAATMDESHWSDVEYIRAAKLNRGSYMISKTLTEKAALEFGESNGLHVVTIVPPFVTGPFVCDKLPDSVRISMAMIFGNQDDYPYLGHTCIVHVDDLASAHIFLFEHPCPKGRYICSSDVITPEKMSKFLTEKYPNQFPVACQLKQIKGYEIPILSADKLLDSGFEFKHGFEETFHGAIQCCRQKGYL; encoded by the exons ATGGCCAGAACGGTGTGTGTGACGGGAGCGACGGGGTTTGTGGCTTCGTGGTTGATCATGAGGCTCCTTGAACGTGGCTACTCTGTCCGAGCCACTATCAGACCTTCCACGG ATGGCAGAAAGAGAGACCTAAGCTTCCTGGAAAGCCTGCCCGGCGCACCAGAAAAACTCCAGATATTCACTGCCGATCTCAACGACCCCGAGAGCTTCAGCGAAGCCATTGAAGGATGCACAGGTGTCTTCCATGTTGCGACCCCTGTGGACTTTGAGGACAGGGAGCCCGAACAAGTCGTGACACAACGTGCCATAGATGGAACTCTTGGCATCTTAAAGGCGAGCCTGAAGTCCAAAACTGTAAAGCGAGTAATATACACTTCGAGTGCATCTGCTCTCTGTGTGAATACCACAGGGGCTGCTACGATGGACGAGAGTCATTGGAGTGATGTGGAATACATTAGGGCCGCGAAGCTGAATCGAGGGTCATACATGATCTCAAAGACCTTGACAGAAAAGGCTGCATTGGAGTTTGGAGAATCGAATGGACTGCATGTTGTCACAATCGTTCCCCCTTTTGTCACTGGTCCGTTTGTGTGTGATAAGCTCCCGGATTCTGTTCGTATTTCAATGGCTATGATATTTG GTAACCAAGATGATTATCCCTACCTTGGTCACACATGCATAGTTCATGTGGATGACTTAGCCAGTGCACACATCTTCCTCTTCGAGCACCCGTGCCCGAAGGGAAGGTACATTTGCTCCTCGGACGTCATCACACCTGAGAAGATGTCAAAGTTTCTCACAGAGAAGTACCCTAATCAATTTCCCGTGGCATG TCAACTCAAGCAAATTAAAGGGTATGAAATCCCCATCCTCTCGGCAGATAAGCTCTTGGATTCTGGGTTCGAATTTAAGCACGGATTCGAGGAAACATTTCATGGAGCAATCCAATGCTGCAGACAGAAGGGATATCTATAA